The Geobacter sp. AOG2 genome includes a window with the following:
- the bioA gene encoding adenosylmethionine--8-amino-7-oxononanoate transaminase, translated as MNTYTSEQLRAWDKRHVWHPFTQMQDWEREEPIVITRGEGCWLIDSDGKRYLDGVAAMWTNVHGHCRKELNEALKLQVDRLEHSTLLGLASEQSVILAHKLAEIAPSGLDRVFYSDNGSTAMEVAVKMAYQFQVHLGRPERSRFITFKNGYHGDTLGAVSVGGIDIYHTTFRPLMFETVQAPAPYCYRCELGCSDQAACGMKCLDVLEALMAEHAATCAGLVIEPLIQGAGGMIVQPHGFLKRVRELCDYYDLLMVTDEVATGFGRTGRMFACENEDVVPDIMAVSKGIAAGYLPIAATLTNERVYGAFLGEYAELKTFFHGHTFTGNPLACAVALRSLELFESDHLLENLQPKIALLGGRLESMMALPHVGNVRQCGMAAGIELVDDRESRRAYPWEQKIGVRVCQEARRHGIFSRPLGNTVVVFPPLVVSPDELDFLMDGLDRSIRTITGD; from the coding sequence ATGAACACCTATACAAGCGAGCAACTGAGGGCGTGGGACAAACGCCATGTGTGGCACCCGTTTACACAGATGCAGGATTGGGAGCGCGAGGAGCCGATTGTCATTACTCGCGGCGAGGGATGCTGGCTGATCGACAGCGACGGTAAACGTTATCTGGACGGTGTGGCTGCCATGTGGACCAATGTACATGGCCATTGCCGCAAGGAATTGAACGAGGCACTGAAGCTCCAGGTAGACCGTCTGGAACATTCAACGCTTTTGGGGCTTGCCAGTGAGCAAAGCGTGATACTGGCTCACAAGTTGGCGGAGATTGCACCGTCCGGGCTTGATCGGGTGTTTTACTCAGATAACGGCTCCACGGCCATGGAGGTGGCGGTCAAGATGGCGTACCAGTTCCAGGTGCACCTGGGCCGGCCGGAGCGCAGCCGTTTCATCACCTTCAAAAACGGCTATCACGGTGACACGTTGGGGGCTGTCAGCGTAGGTGGCATTGACATCTATCACACCACCTTCCGCCCTTTGATGTTCGAGACTGTACAGGCGCCGGCTCCTTATTGTTACCGTTGCGAACTGGGCTGTTCCGACCAGGCTGCATGCGGCATGAAATGTCTCGATGTCCTGGAAGCCTTGATGGCGGAGCATGCCGCCACCTGTGCAGGCCTGGTGATCGAACCGCTTATTCAGGGGGCGGGGGGGATGATCGTGCAGCCGCACGGTTTTTTGAAACGGGTCAGGGAGTTGTGCGACTATTACGACCTGTTGATGGTTACCGACGAGGTGGCTACCGGTTTCGGGCGCACCGGCCGGATGTTTGCCTGCGAAAACGAGGATGTGGTCCCGGACATCATGGCTGTCTCCAAGGGGATTGCCGCAGGTTATCTGCCCATAGCCGCAACCTTGACGAACGAGCGGGTCTATGGGGCCTTTCTTGGGGAGTACGCAGAACTCAAGACCTTTTTTCATGGCCATACCTTCACCGGCAACCCTCTGGCGTGTGCCGTTGCCTTGAGAAGCCTGGAGTTGTTCGAGAGCGACCATCTTCTGGAAAATCTGCAGCCAAAGATTGCCCTGTTGGGGGGGCGCCTGGAGAGTATGATGGCACTCCCGCATGTGGGCAACGTACGTCAGTGCGGCATGGCGGCGGGGATCGAACTGGTGGACGACAGGGAGAGTCGCCGTGCGTATCCGTGGGAGCAGAAGATCGGCGTCAGGGTCTGCCAAGAGGCTCGTAGACATGGCATCTTTTCACGTCCGTTGGGGAATACGGTGGTGGTTTTCCCTCCCCTTGTCGTCAGCCCGGACGAGCTTGATTTCCTCATGGATGGGCTGGATCGGTCCATACGAACGATTACCGGCGACTGA
- a CDS encoding glutamine amidotransferase family protein, with translation MKLQPTHIFQKDISNCGLTGFISKKGTRVEGAVIIKSISLMHDRGNGLGGGFGAYGIYPEFKDFYAFHLMYENAMALQLTEEYLEANFHIEQQEDIPTRRTKAIANPPVFKRYFATPLETDEYREAVEYQGLTDSDMIVRHVMAINHEIDGAFVVSSGKNMGAFKGVGFPEEIAEFFRLEEYSGHIWTAHNRFPTNTPGWWGGAHPFTLLDWSIVHNGEISSYGINKRYLEMYGYLCTMLTDTEVVAYMLDLLIRKHGLSPELACTALAPPFWSLIDQLPQNERDLYTAIRQVYGSALLNGPFAILFASNKGLIGLNDRVKLRPLVCAEKDDFVYMASEESAIREICPAPSRIWSPRGGEPVIAMVEGTA, from the coding sequence ATGAAACTACAACCGACCCACATCTTTCAGAAAGACATCTCCAACTGCGGACTGACCGGCTTCATCTCCAAAAAGGGGACACGGGTAGAAGGCGCAGTGATCATCAAATCCATCTCGCTCATGCATGACCGGGGCAACGGACTGGGGGGAGGTTTTGGCGCCTACGGGATCTACCCGGAGTTCAAGGACTTCTATGCCTTCCACCTCATGTACGAGAATGCCATGGCCCTGCAACTGACCGAGGAATATCTTGAGGCGAACTTCCACATTGAACAGCAGGAGGATATTCCGACCCGTCGCACCAAGGCCATCGCCAACCCGCCGGTTTTCAAGCGCTATTTCGCCACTCCACTGGAAACCGATGAATATCGGGAAGCGGTGGAATACCAGGGCTTGACCGACTCAGACATGATCGTCCGCCACGTCATGGCCATTAATCATGAGATAGACGGGGCCTTTGTGGTTTCCTCCGGCAAGAATATGGGTGCCTTCAAGGGGGTCGGTTTCCCCGAGGAGATCGCCGAGTTCTTCCGCCTTGAGGAATACAGCGGCCATATCTGGACCGCCCACAACCGTTTCCCTACCAACACCCCCGGCTGGTGGGGCGGCGCACACCCCTTCACCCTGTTGGACTGGTCCATCGTCCACAATGGGGAGATTTCCTCCTACGGCATCAACAAGCGTTATCTGGAGATGTACGGCTACCTGTGCACCATGCTGACCGATACCGAGGTTGTGGCCTATATGCTTGACCTGCTGATCCGCAAGCACGGACTGTCGCCCGAACTGGCCTGCACCGCCCTAGCGCCGCCCTTCTGGTCGCTGATTGATCAACTTCCCCAGAACGAGCGGGATCTTTACACCGCTATCCGCCAAGTCTACGGCAGTGCTCTGTTGAACGGGCCGTTCGCCATCCTGTTCGCCAGCAACAAGGGCCTGATCGGGCTGAACGACCGGGTCAAGCTGCGGCCACTGGTCTGCGCAGAAAAGGACGACTTCGTCTACATGGCTTCCGAGGAATCTGCCATCCGCGAGATATGCCCTGCTCCGTCCCGCATCTGGTCGCCGCGCGGTGGGGAGCCGGTCATCGCCATGGTGGAAGGAACCGCTTAA
- a CDS encoding NAD(P)/FAD-dependent oxidoreductase, with translation MNYVIVGNSVAAVGAIRAIRERDQQGNITVISRERHNVYGRPLISYLLGGLINEKRMAYLPNEFYLQNRINLLLESEVVAVDTAAKKIKLAAGDAIPYDKLLLATGGDPFIPPIEGMSDKDRIFTFTTWEDAAKLKGIAPDISRAVVIGGGLIGLKAAEGLNLLDKPVSVVELADRVLSSAFDRPAGKIVARKMKANGIDVITEDTIVRIEGDGADISGVTLKSGDFIPCDTVVVAIGVRPAAAFLKGSDIEVNRGIVVDATMQTSKKDVYAAGDVTEAADFFSGQKNPMPIWPDAYIQGDIAGAAMAGEKKEYVGGLAMNSIEFFKVSTISMGVTNPKEPTEYEIHTYQDIQNYQYRKVVLQNNRLVGAVLVGNVDRAGIFSGLIREKIDVTPFRESLLTPDFGFLNLSRDIRDRLFAPQGKVTDNGHTERAAGH, from the coding sequence ATGAACTACGTGATCGTCGGCAATTCCGTGGCCGCCGTGGGCGCCATCCGCGCCATCCGCGAGCGGGACCAGCAGGGCAATATCACCGTCATATCTCGGGAGAGGCATAACGTCTATGGTCGGCCTCTAATCTCCTACCTCCTGGGCGGCCTGATCAACGAGAAGCGTATGGCCTATCTGCCGAACGAATTCTACCTCCAGAACCGCATCAACCTGCTGCTGGAGTCCGAAGTAGTGGCGGTGGACACTGCGGCCAAAAAAATCAAACTGGCCGCCGGCGACGCCATCCCCTACGACAAGCTTCTGCTGGCCACCGGCGGCGACCCGTTCATCCCGCCCATTGAAGGAATGTCCGACAAGGATCGCATCTTCACTTTCACCACCTGGGAAGATGCCGCCAAACTGAAAGGTATCGCTCCTGACATCAGCCGGGCCGTGGTGATCGGCGGCGGCCTGATCGGCCTCAAAGCGGCCGAGGGCCTGAACCTGCTGGACAAGCCGGTGTCCGTCGTAGAACTGGCCGACCGCGTGCTTTCGTCGGCCTTTGACCGGCCGGCCGGCAAGATTGTCGCTCGCAAAATGAAAGCCAACGGCATCGACGTCATCACCGAAGACACCATCGTCCGCATCGAAGGGGACGGGGCCGATATCAGCGGCGTAACCCTCAAATCAGGGGACTTCATCCCCTGTGACACCGTTGTCGTGGCCATCGGCGTACGCCCGGCGGCGGCCTTTCTCAAGGGGAGCGACATCGAGGTCAACCGTGGCATCGTGGTGGATGCGACGATGCAGACCTCCAAAAAGGACGTCTACGCCGCCGGTGACGTGACCGAAGCGGCCGACTTTTTCAGCGGACAGAAAAATCCCATGCCAATCTGGCCCGACGCCTACATCCAGGGAGACATTGCCGGTGCCGCCATGGCCGGCGAAAAGAAGGAATACGTGGGCGGCCTGGCCATGAACTCCATCGAGTTTTTCAAGGTTTCCACCATCTCCATGGGGGTTACCAACCCCAAGGAACCGACCGAATACGAAATCCACACCTATCAGGACATCCAGAACTACCAGTATCGCAAGGTTGTATTGCAAAATAACCGCCTAGTGGGCGCGGTGCTGGTAGGAAACGTTGACCGTGCCGGCATCTTCTCTGGATTGATCCGGGAAAAGATCGATGTAACCCCCTTCCGGGAGAGCTTGCTCACGCCTGACTTCGGGTTCCTCAACCTCTCCAGGGATATCAGGGACAGGCTTTTTGCACCGCAGGGAAAAGTGACCGACAACGGCCACACCGAGCGGGCCGCGGGACACTGA
- the bioD gene encoding dethiobiotin synthase: MGKGIFITGTDTGVGKTVVTAVLARLLRMRGISVGVMKPVTSGCSEVDGELVSDDALLASRAAGIPCSGDVTPYLLREPLAPAEAAKIDGVRIEFARIRESFDRLAEAYDFVLVEGAGGLMVPVVGGFLMADLARELDLPLLVVARPNLGTINHTVLTCFAAQQMGIPVSGVIINSFPNEPDLAEQSAPHYIGSLCGAPVLGVWPHEDAPDQMAAVEQLARWLDRQPETAVVLRELGV, from the coding sequence ATGGGTAAAGGCATATTTATAACCGGCACCGACACTGGCGTGGGCAAAACTGTTGTAACCGCTGTCCTGGCAAGGCTCCTGCGGATGAGGGGCATCAGCGTCGGCGTCATGAAGCCGGTGACCAGCGGCTGCAGCGAGGTGGACGGGGAGTTGGTCTCCGACGACGCGCTCCTCGCGAGCCGGGCCGCCGGCATTCCGTGCAGCGGAGATGTCACCCCTTACCTGCTCCGGGAGCCGCTGGCCCCTGCCGAGGCGGCCAAGATCGACGGCGTCAGGATCGAGTTCGCCCGGATCCGGGAGTCATTCGACCGGCTGGCAGAGGCGTACGACTTTGTGCTCGTTGAGGGGGCGGGTGGGCTGATGGTGCCGGTGGTCGGCGGGTTTCTCATGGCCGATCTGGCTCGGGAGCTCGATCTGCCGTTGCTGGTGGTGGCGCGCCCGAACCTGGGCACTATCAACCATACCGTGCTGACCTGCTTTGCCGCCCAGCAGATGGGGATTCCCGTATCCGGGGTCATCATCAATAGCTTCCCTAATGAGCCGGACTTGGCTGAACAAAGCGCGCCCCATTACATCGGCTCCCTGTGCGGGGCACCGGTGCTCGGCGTCTGGCCCCATGAGGACGCTCCCGACCAGATGGCGGCAGTGGAGCAGTTAGCCCGTTGGTTGGATCGTCAGCCGGAAACGGCCGTTGTGCTGAGGGAATTGGGGGTATGA
- a CDS encoding 4Fe-4S dicluster domain-containing protein: MKRIYTIEDACIGCHLCEVGCITEHSLSKDPVKAFLHEPERPISRCTVEELHGGIISLSTTCRHCDEPDCLRACISGAIQKNAEGIVRIDTEQCVGCWSCVMACPYGAIQRNLKKKKANKCDLCPDRQSPACVDACPNRALVYREGSQK, encoded by the coding sequence ATGAAACGAATCTACACCATTGAAGACGCCTGTATCGGCTGCCACCTGTGCGAGGTGGGCTGTATCACCGAGCACTCGCTCTCGAAAGACCCGGTCAAAGCCTTTCTGCATGAGCCGGAGCGCCCCATTTCCCGCTGCACGGTGGAGGAGTTGCACGGCGGGATCATATCCCTTTCGACCACCTGTCGGCACTGCGACGAGCCGGACTGTCTGCGAGCCTGCATTTCCGGCGCCATACAGAAGAATGCCGAAGGGATTGTACGTATTGACACCGAACAATGCGTGGGATGCTGGTCATGCGTGATGGCCTGCCCCTACGGGGCCATCCAGCGCAACCTCAAAAAGAAGAAGGCCAACAAATGCGACCTCTGCCCGGACAGGCAGTCGCCGGCGTGCGTTGACGCCTGCCCCAACCGGGCACTCGTGTACAGGGAGGGGAGCCAGAAATGA